In Clavibacter phaseoli, the DNA window TAGGTGGAGACGGACTGGCCGCCCTTGACCACGACCGCCATGTGCACCCAGCGGTCCGTGGCGACCGGCGTGTTGCCGGCGCCGCGCACCTCGGAGCCGTTCTTGATCGCGCCGAACCCGGCGGGTCCGCACTTCGTGGTGGCGAGGACGTGGGAGTCGACGCTCGAGCCGAGGGTGAAGGGCCAGGTGCAGTCGGGGGCGCCGCTCCAGCGGAGCCAGGCGGACATCGTCACGTCCTGCGTGCCGGCGGGGATGAGCCCGGGCGCGATGCGGACGTGCGGGGCGGCGGACGTGCTGGATCCGCCCGGGAGCGAGAGCGCGCGATCGCCGGGAGCTCCGGAGGGGCCGGCGACGCTGGTCGCGCCGGCGTTGACGAGGGTGCCGGGGTGGTTGCCCGGCGCCGCGTCGGCGATCACGGCGCCGTTGCCGAGGGTCGCGTCGATGGCGTCGAACGAGTACTGCATCGCGGGCGCGGGGACGGTCTCGGCCGCGCCGGCGGCGCCGATGGGGCCGAGCACGCCGCCGAGGGACACGGCGGCGATCGTCAGCGCGGCGCCCGCTCGAGGGAGGCGTGAGCGCCGGATGCGCTCCTGCCGGAGGGTTCGTGACATGGAGGTTCCTTCTTCATGGTGGATGGCGGTGGAGGGGAGTCGAGGCGCACGCCGGTCGACGGGTCGCCGGCGGGTGCGGGTGGGGAAGGGCTCCGCGGATCAGGGCGGCGCGGGCGCCGACTGGCGGCGGCGGCGGAGATCACCGCGGTGGCGGACCCGATGCGGGAGTCACGGCGTCTGGCCGTGCGCCCTGCAGTCGAGCGGGAGCCCGTGTGCGACAGCCGGATGGCGGGGCTAGCCGCGATGGAGTCCGGGTGGGCGGGCGCAGCGATCGGCGGGGGGAAGGTGCGGCATCGTCGTCATCGACGGTCCTCTCAGGTTCTTCGTCGAACCGGTAGATCGGGGTGTCTCGCACGGGACGGTGTCCCGCTCGACCACTGCCGGTCACTGTATCCATGTTTGTTACCGTGAACAACAGTGGTGGTCGTCCGGGCGTGATCCGGACACGTGCGCGTGCCACGGATCGCGCGACCGGCTCCCTCATCTCCCCACGAGGGAGTCAGGCCCCTGCCCGACCTCCCTGGCCGGGGTGCTCGACGTGGCCCAGCGTCCGAGTCCGAGAGCGCCCGGCCGGATCTCGACCTCCCGCCCGGCGAGGCGCACGGGCGTTGCATCCGGACCGCCGCGCACGCGCGTCGGCCGCCTTCTCGTCCGGTATTCCCAGCGCTCGTCCGCGTCCCTCCGGCGACGCCTGGCATCTCCCCCGACGAGAGTATTAACGTGAACAACCAGCCGGTGGATCCACCGGGACGTCATCGACGACGAAGAATCGGAGAACAGCATGCAACGACGCACTCGACACTCCCTCCGCACAATGACCCTCATCGCCGCCGCCGTGGCGGCCACCACCCTCGGCGGAGCGCTCCCCGCGCAGGCCGCCGAAGGGGAGATCACCTACACCCTCGTCCGCTCCGCGAATCCCACCGCCGACGAGCAGGACGCCTATGCGCGCATCACCGCCGCCATGGACCAGGCCGTCGCCCGGTACAACGCCGAGTCCGACATCACGAAGGTGATCGAGGTCTCCTACGCACCCGGCGTCCCGACGGCGGAGGGCAGCACGAACGGCGACCTGCGCTTTGGGTCGAACCGCAGCTACATGGTCGAGGGCACGGCCCTGCACGAGATCTCGCACACCATCGGCGTCGGCCTCAGCGGCGGCTGGTCCGCGCACTGCGTGGGCGGCGTCTGGAACGGGCCCACCGCGACGGCGCTCGTGCAGTCGTACGACGGGTCCGGCGCGCGGCTCTCCTGCGGCGGCTCGCACATGTGGCCCTACGGCCTGAACTACTCGAGCGAGTTCTCCGACACCGCGTTCACCCGTCACGTCGACGTGGTGGAGGCCATGCTCGCCGACGGGCTCTAGTCCGACCCGACCCCTCCGACTCGATCACGTCGAGACCGGAGGCGTCGTCGATCGGCGGCACCCGGGCCTGCCCGCTCGCGGGAGGCGGGGGCGCCGCCGATCGCGGCGCAGATGAACGAGAGGACGCCCATGACGACCGATCACGGGCCCGCCGCCGACGGGTCGACGCCGCCGACGCCGGCCGTGTACGCCGACGACCTGTCGGACGAGACGCTCGCTCGCCTCATCGACGCGGTCATGCTGCTGGCTGAGGACCTCCACATGTCGGCCACTCCGTGGTGGGAGCCCCTGACCGGGCTGCAGATCCTGCTCCTGCGGACGATCGCCCGCACGGGAGGGGTCACGCGGACGGATATCGGGCGGGACTGCCGCACATCCCGCGCCGCGGTCTCGCCGGGATTGGCGTCGCTCATCCGCCAGGGCTACGTGACCGAGGCCGCTGCCGACGGCGACTCCGTCCTCACCCTGGGGACCGCGGGGCGCGACATGCTGGATCGGATCGGCCGCGCACGGGTCGATCTGGTGCGCCGGGCGCTCCACGAGCGCCCGCGCCTGGGTGCGGATTCCGCCCGGCATCTCATCGCCTGCATCGAGCACCTGCGACGGTCCGAGGACCTGGCCTCCGGAGACCGCGGCCCCGGTCCCGGCCCCGGCCCCGGCCCGTCCGAGGGTGCTGTCCGCTGACGACACCCGACGTCACATGGGCCCCGCCCCTCGGAGGCCGTGCCCTATCGTGAGCTCGTCATGGTCATGCGGCAGCTCCTTCTCCGCCGCGACGGGTCCTGAGCAGGTAGGCGCCCCCGTCGCGGTGGTCGTGCTGCCTGCGCAGATCCCCCTCGTACGGAGCCGCTGATGACCCATCCATCCCCACCGCCTGCTGCCTCGCGCGTCTGGCGCCGCAACCTCCTCGTGTGCGCGCT includes these proteins:
- a CDS encoding MarR family transcriptional regulator, which encodes MYADDLSDETLARLIDAVMLLAEDLHMSATPWWEPLTGLQILLLRTIARTGGVTRTDIGRDCRTSRAAVSPGLASLIRQGYVTEAAADGDSVLTLGTAGRDMLDRIGRARVDLVRRALHERPRLGADSARHLIACIEHLRRSEDLASGDRGPGPGPGPGPSEGAVR